CATTTTGGGCTTGTGCCGGCGGGTGAGCGGAAGATCGCCGGCGAGGGACGGCGGTTGCGGGGTGGCGGTCTCGGCTTTGACGCTCGCTGGGACAAAGGTTTGTTTGCCGGTTTGCCGCTGGGCTTATATTTGGGTTGGGAGCGGATCTCCGCGGCTGACGAAAAGAACCCCCATAATTTTTACGGCGGAGTGAACTTTGACCTGATGAAATTTATCGATCGGACCATTGGTTATCAGGATTTCTCCAAATACCTGGTCAACCGAGGGGATTAACCCGATCGCTTCAGGGTATAATTAAGCAAATGAGTTTAACTAACTGCCAGCTTTGCGGGCATCGCTGCGGGATTGACCGATTGGCCGGCCAGCGGGGACTCTGCGGAGCCGGCGCGAAAATTGAAATTTCTTCCTATTGCCTCCACCACGGCGAAGAACCGGTCATTTCCGGCGCCAAAGGATCGGGGACGATCTTTTTTACCCACTGCAGTTTGCGCTGTGTTTTTTGCCAGAATTACCAGATCAGTCAGGGGGCAAGTAAGCAGCAAGAAGTAAGCAGCGAAGAGCTTTCCGGCATTATGCTTCAACTGCAAAACCAGGGGGCGCACAATGTCAATTTGGTTTCACCGACCCATTATGGCCCGCAGATAGTTGAAGCCTTGAAGGAAGCTCGAGCCAATGGCCTCAAACTGCCGGTCGTTTGGAACTCCAGCGGCTATGACAGCTTAGAACTCTTAGAGGCGCTTGACGGCTTGGTCGACATTTATCTCCCTGATTTTAAATACGGCGACGACTCGGCCGCTTTGAAATACTCCGGCGCGAAAAATTATTTTGAGACCGCCAAGGCGGCAATCTTTGAAATGTTCCGGCAAGTCGGAGATTTAGCGCTTGCTGAAGACGGAATAGCGAGGCGGGGGTTGATCGTTCGTCATCTTGTTTTGCCCGGTGGACTGGCCGGAAGCCGGGCGGTCCTCGATTATTTGGCTCTTTCCCCTGATCTTTTCGTTAGCTTGATGGCGCAGTATAGTCCGCGTCACCGGGCGGCCGAATTTCCCGAATTGGCGACTTCTCTAACCGCCGCGGAATACAATGAGGTTGTCGCTTATGCCGAGAGGATTGGGCTGGATAATTTATTTATCCAGGACCCGCGGAGCAATGAGGCTTACCTGCCTGACTTTGAGAAAAAAGAACCATTTGGACAATAAGCCCCGCGCCTGTCTTGGCTCCGGCAGGGGGTTGATCCGGTACGCTTCCTCGCTGATTGAGTAAGCCAGTTTTAACCGCTTTGGCATTTTATAGCGGCTAAGAACGAAGTAAGGGGCTTGATGGTCGTAGAGGCGGGAGATCGGGGCCGACACCGCGTAACTTACTTGTTTCTTGTCTAAAGCTAACCGGAAGAGTGAGCGGGCCAGGGTTGAACTGGCGCCCCATTCATTGTCGACCGCGCTGACAAAAAAGACGATCTCCGGCGCGATCAGCGAACCGGGAACGAAAAAAGTGTATTTATTATTTTCCGGGGTGCCGGTGATCTTTTGCCATGATTTTCGCGTCCAACCGCTGACCTTCCCGGTCGCGTAGTATAACCGGACATTACTGGTTGGATAATCGCTGCTAACTTCCGCGGTGATAGTTACGCCGCCAGGGGCCAAGCCATAAAGCAAATTGACCTTCGGGAAATTTCTCCTCACTTTTAAATGGCGATCGAACCAGGTTCGGGCGACCGCGGCGGTCCCCGACGAGAATTGATGCCGGAGATTCGGGACCAGGTAAAATTGCTTGTCCATTTTTACCCGATCATAACTTTTCTGGAAAGTATGGAGATAATAACAATGGTCGTTGGTCCCGGTAATAAAAAGGATCGGCGACCGTTGGCTGGCCAGAAAATTGCTTGGATCGAGCAGTTTGTTCCAGTGGACTCTTTCCAGGTGGCTTTTTGACCGGAACTGCTCTTGCCAGGTGCACCCTTCGGGGATAAAGCCGGCGCCAAACACGTTGACCGCCGCTTTTAGCCGAGGTTCCTGGCCATTGGTCAGGAGGGTCAGAACCCCGCCCCAGGACAAGCCCATCATCCCGATTTTGTTCCGGTCGACTTCCGGTTGCTTGGAGAGAAAATCGATCCCGTTCCGGGCGGCCGCCACGGCGAACAATAAGTAATTGCTGGCGGGGTCGGCCGTGTTGAGTAAGTTCTTGACGTCCATGTCGGGGCCGGTCGAGCGCGACCGCCGGCGTTGTTTTCCTTTGCCCGGGAGGTCGATCACCAGGACCGCGTAACCATAGCGTGCCCAGCGGAGCGCGGTGTTAATATCGGCCGAGCCGCCGCCGCCGTGGGCAATAAGCAGGGCGGGGAGCGGGGTGAAATGTTCCGGGTAACAATAGTAACCAAAGATCCTGGTTGCCTGGCCGCTTTGCGGGCGGCCGGAATAGTAGACTTCTTTGACCCGGAGCCCCTTCACCGAGTACTGCTTGATCAAGCTGGCGCCGGTTTCGATCGAGGTCTGCTGCCATAGACTTTTAAACGACAGCGCTTCCGGGGAAGCCATCGCTGGGCAAGCAAGTAAAATCAGCAATAGTAATAAGAAAGAGCGCACGGAAGCTGATTTTACCTTATGTTGCGGAGGGGTGCAATTCTTTGTATACTGTAGAAATGAAGGATTTGCTGGTTATCGCCAAGAAAAAGTTTAAATCCCGGCTCCTGCTCGGGACCGGGAAGTTTTCTTCCCCCCAGGTGATGAAGAAAGCGCTTGAAGCTTCGGGGTCGGAGATCGTGACCGTCGCCTTGCGCCGGGTCGACCTGGAAAATCCCCGTGATCATATCCTAGGTTATATTAACCCCAAAAAATACCTGATCCTCCCGAATACCTCGGGAGCAAGAAGCGCCGACGAAGCGGTCCGGCTGGCAAGATTGGCGAAAGCTTTTGGCCTCCCGACTTGGGTCAAACTGGAAGTAACCCCTGATCCGCGTTTTCTGCTCCCTGATCCGATCGAGACCTTAAAGGCGGCCGAAATCCTGGTGAAGGAAGGGTTTAAAGTCCTTCCTTATATTAATGCCGATCCGGTCCTGGCTAAGCGGTTGGAAGAGGCGGGGTGCGTGACTGTTATGCCGCTTGGTTCGCCGATCGGCTCCGCCCAGGGGATACGGACCCGGGCGAACATTGAGATCATAATCCAACAGGCGAAAGTGCCGGTGGTCGTCGACGCCGGTCTGGGGAGTCCCGCCCACGCCGCCGAAGCGCTGGAGATGGGGGCGGCGGCGGTTTTGGTTAACACCGCAATCGCGGCGGCCGATGACCCGGTCGCGATGGCTGCGGCTTTTAAGTTGGGGGTGGCCGCGGGACGGCAGGCTTATTTGGCCGGAATGATCGGTGGCAGTCCTCTTGCCCGTGCTTCCAGCCCCTTGCATTTATGAACCGGCGGGAATTTGAACGGATCATCCGTGGAGAGATCGCGCTTCCGGACCTAATGGTCGCCGCCCGGCGGGAAACCCTGAAACACTTCGGCCGGACGATCCAACTTTACGCCCCGCTTTATCTCTCCAACGAATGCGTTAACAGTTGTATCTACTGCGGTTTTAACCGCCGCTCGAAGATCAAACGGGTGACCTTAACTTTAGAAGAAGCGTTACAGGAAGCTGATTGCGTCAGTCGGGAGGGCTTTGAGCATCTGCTGGTCCTGACCGGAGAATATCCAAGCAAAGCCCCGGTCAGTTACCTGCGCCAGATCATTACCGAATTAAAAAAGAAATTTACGTCGATCTCGATCGAGGTCTATCCAATGCAGACCGAAGAGTACCGCTCTTTGATCGAAGCGGGGGTCGACGGGCTGACGATCTATCAGGAAACGTACCATCGCCCGACGTACCAGGCGGTCCATCCGGACGGGCCGAAACGGGATTACGATTGGCGCTACGGCGCGCCGGCGAGAGCGGCTGAAGCCGGAATGAGAAAAGTCGGCCTTGGTTTTTTGCTCGGACTTTATGACTGGCGCGAAGAAGCGTTGAAACTGGCGGAGCACGTTTCCTCTCTCTTGAAAGATTATTGGCAAACCCAGCTGCAGATCAGTTTTCCCCGGATCAATCCGGCGGAAACGAACTATCAGGTGAAATACCCTGTTTCCGACGCTGATTTCCTTCGTTTGATCTGCGCTTTGCGGTTGCTCTTTCCCGAGATCGGCTTTACTTTATCGACCAGGGAAAAGGCCGCTTTCCGCGACCAGATCTTTCAATTCGGCATGACCCAGATGAGCGCCGGTTCCAAGACCGCTCCGGGCGGCTACGCGCTCGACGCTCAAAGCGGCAAGCAATTTGATATTTCCGATGAACGGACCCCGCAAGAGGTGGTCGCGGCCTTGCGGGCGGCCGGGTATGAGCCGGTCTGGAAGGATTGGGAGAGGATCCTGGGATGATTAAAATTATTGTTAACGGCCGGGAATGGCAGGTACCGGCCGACGCGTCGATCGCCGATCTGCTCGGGAAATTCAAAGTCCCGCCCCGGGCCTGCGCGGTCGAGCTTAACGGCCGGATCGTTAAACGGGATAAGTTCCAGAAAACCAGCCTGAAAGAGCAGGCTGTCGTTGAGATAATCCGGATGATGGGCGGCGGCTAACGCCGGTTTAATTGGGGGCCAATTGATCGAAAAGGCTGGTG
This sequence is a window from Candidatus Margulisiibacteriota bacterium. Protein-coding genes within it:
- the thiS gene encoding sulfur carrier protein ThiS; the encoded protein is MIKIIVNGREWQVPADASIADLLGKFKVPPRACAVELNGRIVKRDKFQKTSLKEQAVVEIIRMMGGG
- the thiH gene encoding 2-iminoacetate synthase ThiH, which translates into the protein MNRREFERIIRGEIALPDLMVAARRETLKHFGRTIQLYAPLYLSNECVNSCIYCGFNRRSKIKRVTLTLEEALQEADCVSREGFEHLLVLTGEYPSKAPVSYLRQIITELKKKFTSISIEVYPMQTEEYRSLIEAGVDGLTIYQETYHRPTYQAVHPDGPKRDYDWRYGAPARAAEAGMRKVGLGFLLGLYDWREEALKLAEHVSSLLKDYWQTQLQISFPRINPAETNYQVKYPVSDADFLRLICALRLLFPEIGFTLSTREKAAFRDQIFQFGMTQMSAGSKTAPGGYALDAQSGKQFDISDERTPQEVVAALRAAGYEPVWKDWERILG
- a CDS encoding acetylxylan esterase translates to MASPEALSFKSLWQQTSIETGASLIKQYSVKGLRVKEVYYSGRPQSGQATRIFGYYCYPEHFTPLPALLIAHGGGGSADINTALRWARYGYAVLVIDLPGKGKQRRRSRSTGPDMDVKNLLNTADPASNYLLFAVAAARNGIDFLSKQPEVDRNKIGMMGLSWGGVLTLLTNGQEPRLKAAVNVFGAGFIPEGCTWQEQFRSKSHLERVHWNKLLDPSNFLASQRSPILFITGTNDHCYYLHTFQKSYDRVKMDKQFYLVPNLRHQFSSGTAAVARTWFDRHLKVRRNFPKVNLLYGLAPGGVTITAEVSSDYPTSNVRLYYATGKVSGWTRKSWQKITGTPENNKYTFFVPGSLIAPEIVFFVSAVDNEWGASSTLARSLFRLALDKKQVSYAVSAPISRLYDHQAPYFVLSRYKMPKRLKLAYSISEEAYRINPLPEPRQARGLLSKWFFFLKVRQVSLIAPRVLDK
- a CDS encoding thiazole synthase, with translation MKDLLVIAKKKFKSRLLLGTGKFSSPQVMKKALEASGSEIVTVALRRVDLENPRDHILGYINPKKYLILPNTSGARSADEAVRLARLAKAFGLPTWVKLEVTPDPRFLLPDPIETLKAAEILVKEGFKVLPYINADPVLAKRLEEAGCVTVMPLGSPIGSAQGIRTRANIEIIIQQAKVPVVVDAGLGSPAHAAEALEMGAAAVLVNTAIAAADDPVAMAAAFKLGVAAGRQAYLAGMIGGSPLARASSPLHL
- a CDS encoding radical SAM protein, which codes for MSLTNCQLCGHRCGIDRLAGQRGLCGAGAKIEISSYCLHHGEEPVISGAKGSGTIFFTHCSLRCVFCQNYQISQGASKQQEVSSEELSGIMLQLQNQGAHNVNLVSPTHYGPQIVEALKEARANGLKLPVVWNSSGYDSLELLEALDGLVDIYLPDFKYGDDSAALKYSGAKNYFETAKAAIFEMFRQVGDLALAEDGIARRGLIVRHLVLPGGLAGSRAVLDYLALSPDLFVSLMAQYSPRHRAAEFPELATSLTAAEYNEVVAYAERIGLDNLFIQDPRSNEAYLPDFEKKEPFGQ